One stretch of Diorhabda carinulata isolate Delta chromosome 5, icDioCari1.1, whole genome shotgun sequence DNA includes these proteins:
- the LOC130893626 gene encoding longitudinals lacking protein-like: MADQQQFFLKWNDFQSNMVSSFRHLRDEKSFTDVTLACEGQTCKAHKMVLSACSPYFKSLLEENPSKHPIIILKDVAYSHLQAILEFMYAGEVNVSQEQLPAFLKTADRLKVKGLAEAPQAINRE; encoded by the exons ATGGCGGATCAACAGCAGTTCTTTTTAAAATGGAACGATTTTCAAAGTAATATGGTCTCATCCTTTAGACATCTTCGAGATGAGAAAAGCTTTACAGATGTAACTTTAGCCTGTGAGGGTCAAACCTGTAAAGCCCATAAAATGGTGCTATCCGCCTGTAGTCcttattttaaaagtttattagaa GAAAATCCTTCTAAGCATCCAATTATAATCCTGAAGGACGTAGCCTACAGTCATCTTCAGGCTATTCTTGAATTTATGTATGCGGGTGAAGTAAACGTTAGCCAAGAACAATTACCAGCTTTCTTAAAAACGGCAGATCGGCTCAAAGTTAAAGGATTAGCAGAAGCGCCACAAGCAATTAATAgagaataa